The genomic interval CTTAAGCTTTTCTGAAAAACTTGGTCCACGTAATATTAGCTTTGTCCCTTTGTCTGCGCTAAAGGGCGACAATGTGGTTAATGCGAGTACTAAGATGCCTTGGTACGAAGGTGAGCCGCTACTGTCTATCTTAGAGCACGTTAAGTTAGATAATACTGTCTTTAACGGCGGCGCACGTTTACCCGTTCAATATGTTAATCGACCTAACTTAGATTTCAGAGGTTTTTGTGGCACGCTCGCTGCTGGTACATTGGCGCCAGGCGATGTGATAACCGCTTTACCGTCAGGAAAAAGCAGTAAAATAAAGTCGATTGTTACTTTTGAAGGTGAACTTGCACAGGCTATTACTGGCCAAGCAATTACCGTGACACTTGAAGATGAAATTGATGTTAGCCGTGGCGATTTGTTGGTGACTGGTACTTTGCCGTATTTGAGCGAAGGTGCCAAGGCCAAACTGGTTTGGATGGGCGAAACACCATTGGTTGAAAATCGCCAATATGATTTAAAAATTGCGAGCAAGAAAACCCAGGTAACTATTGCAGCGATCGAGCATCGAATTAATGTCAATACCTTGGTCGAAGAGTCATGTACTGAACTCAACTTAAACGAAGTTGCTAACGTTGAACTAAATTTCGCTGAAAAGTTAAGCTTTGACCATTATGATGATGTTCGTGATACGGGTGGTTTTATCTTGATTGACCGTTTAACCAACGTCACGGTTGCTGCAGGCATGATTTATCAA from Gammaproteobacteria bacterium carries:
- the cysN gene encoding sulfate adenylyltransferase subunit CysN codes for the protein MNSVIEQEIKEVGVEAYLNKQQHKSMLRLLTCGSVDDGKSTLIGRLLHDSAQIYEDQLAAIKKDSKKVGTTGDDIDLALLVDGLQAEREQGITIDVAYRYFSTDKRKFIIADTPGHEQYTRNMATGASNCDLAVILIDARYGVQVQTRRHSFIASLLGIKNFVVAVNKMDLIDFSEQKYHEIREDYLSFSEKLGPRNISFVPLSALKGDNVVNASTKMPWYEGEPLLSILEHVKLDNTVFNGGARLPVQYVNRPNLDFRGFCGTLAAGTLAPGDVITALPSGKSSKIKSIVTFEGELAQAITGQAITVTLEDEIDVSRGDLLVTGTLPYLSEGAKAKLVWMGETPLVENRQYDLKIASKKTQVTIAAIEHRINVNTLVEESCTELNLNEVANVELNFAEKLSFDHYDDVRDTGGFILIDRLTNVTVAAGMIYQAVTTTAIETTEFSEFELDFNRLVRKHFPHWQALDISAGKGQ